A window from Citrus sinensis cultivar Valencia sweet orange chromosome 3, DVS_A1.0, whole genome shotgun sequence encodes these proteins:
- the LOC112496727 gene encoding MDIS1-interacting receptor like kinase 2-like isoform X1, with translation MGSLTLHTVVSSLVFLILFFVSNFSLPVSSDSNEEAYALLKWKASLQNHNRSLLSSWINDATNVSSKINPCSWSGISCNDAGRVVNISLPNVGLNGTLHDFSFSSFPHLVYLDLTWNGFFGTIPPPISNLSNLRYLYLGSNQFSGNIPPEVGLLSRLEVLHIQLNQLDGSIPPEVGQLSSMEDIYLYSNYLNGSISPLGNLSHMYRLVINDNSLSGFIPPDIGNLKNLSQLDLSTNKFSGPIPLSFGNLRNLSYLYLYGNSLSGSIPSSLGKLKSLIDLQLNENQLTGHIPPSFSNLTSLSTLRLSKNKLFGSIPDEIGNMRSLSVLCLDQNQFKGVLPPSVSNLTNLKELVLLYNNLSGSIPPSLDIPVLTRLGLGNNHFTGYLPHNICRGGALQYFGVSNNHFQGTIPKSLRNCTRLIRVRLDGNNLTGNISEALGIYPNLTFINLSHNNFYGEISSNWGKCPKLGTLNVSMNNITGGIPREIGNSSQLQALDLSLNHIVGEIPKELGKLNSLTKLILRGNQLTGRLPTEIGSLTELEYLDFSANRFNNSVPESLGNFQKLHYLGLGNNQFVLELPKELEKLVQLSELDASHNLFGGEIPFQICSLKTLEKLNLSHNNLSGSIPHCFEGMRGLSVIDISDNQLQGPVPNSTAFRNAPVEALEGNKGLCGGVKGMQPCKVFSSHKQNSGAKWLAIVFPVLGALFVAMALIAIFILRKQNSDSGDRQSSNQNPQGLFSILNFDRKLVYDEIVRATNDFDAEYCIGNGGHGSVYRAELPSGQVVAVKKFHSPLPCDQIADQKEFLTEVKALTETRHRNIVKFYGFCSHARHSFLVYEFLERGSLAAILSSDAAAQELDWSQRMNTIKGVADALSYLHHDCFPPIVHRDLSSKNLLLDLEYEAHVADFGIAKFLKPDSSNWTEFAGTYGYVAPELAYTMKITEKCDVYSFGVLALEVIKGKHPRDFLSSISSSSLNTDIELDEMLDPRLPAPSRSVQEKLISIVKVAFSCLNESPESRPTMKIVSQQLRI, from the exons ATGGGGTCACTCACTTTGCATACAGTAgtttcttctcttgttttcttgaTCCTATTCTTTGTgtcaaatttttctcttcctgTTTCTTCTGATTCTAATGAAGAAGCTTATGCTCTTCTCAAATGGAAAGCCAGCCTTCAAAACCATAACCGATCTCTCCTTTCTTCTTGGATTAACGACGCCACCAATGTTTCATCCAAAATAAACCCGTGTTCTTGGTCCGGAATCAGCTGCAATGATGCTGGAAGAGTCGTCAACATCAGCCTCCCAAATGTAGGATTAAACGGTACGCTTCATGATTTCTCTTTCTCATCGTTTCCTCATCTTGTTTATCTTGATCTCACCTGGAATGGATTCTTTGGTACTATCCCGCCTCCAATTAGTAACCTTTCGAATCTCAGATATCTTTATTTAGGATCCAATCAATTTTCTGGAAATATTCCACCAGAGGTTGGTCTTCTGAGTCGTTTGGAGGTCCTTCACATTCAGCTTAACCAATTGGATGGCTCAATTCCACCAGAAGTAGGCCAATTGAGTTCTATGGAGGATATTTACTTGTACTCTAACTACTTGAACGGTTCAATCTCTCCTTTAGGAAATTTGAGCCATATGTATCGATTGgttattaatgataattcaCTTTCTGGTTTCATTCCTCCTGACATTGGAAACTTGAAAAATTTGTCCCAATTAGATTTGAGcactaataaatttagtggtCCAATCCCTCTTTCTTTTGGTAATTTGAGAAACTTGAGTTATTTATACCTCTATGGAAATTCACTTTCTGGTTCTATCCCGTCAAGTTTAGGAAAATTGAAGTCCCTTATTGATTTACAGTTGAATGAAAATCAACTCACCGGTCACATTCCACCTTCCTTTAGTAATCTAACCAGTTTATCAACTTTACGTTTGTCTAAAAACAAGCTTTTTGGCTCCATTCCAGATGAAATAGGAAATATGAGGTCTCTTAGCGTTCTCTGTTTGGaccaaaatcaatttaagGGGGTTCTTCCACCATCTGTTAGTAATTTGACCAACCTAAAAGAACTAGTCCTCCTTTATAACAACCTATCCGGTTCCATTCCTCCCTCCCTCGACATTCCTGTGTTAACTAGGCTAGGATTGGGTAACAACCATTTTACAGGTTATTTACCGCACAATATTTGTCGAGGTGGAGCACTACAATATTTTGGTGTTTCTAACAACCATTTTCAAGGAACAATCCCTAAAAGCTTGAGAAATTGCACACGCTTAATTCGAGTACGCCTTGATGGAAACAACCTTACTGGAAATATATCAGAAGCTTTGGGCATTTATCCTAACCTGACTTTCATAAATCTCAGCCACAATAATTTTTACGGTGAAATCTCGTCTAATTGGGGGAAATGCCCAAAATTAGGCACTCTCAATGTTTCGATGAATAACATTACTGGAGGTATACCGCGTGAGATTGGAAACTCGTCTCAACTACAAGCACTCGATCTTTCATTGAATCATATAGTTGGGGAGATTCCGAAGGAACTTGGGAAGTTAAATTCTCTAACCAAGCTCATTTTGAGAGGGAATCAACTGACAGGGCGTCTACCTACAGAAATCGGCTCACTCACTGAACTTGAATACCTCGACTTTTCTGCTAATAGGTTCAACAATTCAGTCCCAGAAAGTCTCGGCAACTTCCAGAAATTGCACTACTTGGGCTTAGGCAACAACCAATTTGTCCTAGAATTGCCAAAGGAATTGGAGAAGCTAGTTCAACTTTCAGAATTAGATGCAAGTCATAACCTCTTCGGAGGAGAGATACCATTTCAAATATGCAGTTTGAAAACCTTGGAAAAGTTGAATCTCTCCCACAATAATCTCTCTGGTTCGATTCCACATTGCTTTGAGGGAATGCGCGGTCTATCAGTCATTGACATTTCTGATAATCAATTGCAAGGCCCAGTTCCAAATAGCACAGCATTTCGGAATGCCCCAGTGGAAGCGTTAGAGGGGAATAAGGGATTGTGTGGAGGTGTGAAAGGAATGCAACCATGCAAAGTTTTCTCGTCACACAAGCAAAATTCTGGCGCCAAGTGGTTAGCGATAGTGTTCCCAGTTTTAGGAGCACTATTTGTTGCAATGGCGTTGATAGCAATTTTCATTCTTCGAAAGCAGAATTCAGACTCAGGAGACCGACAAAGTAGCAACCAGAACCCTCAGGGATTGTTTTCtatattgaattttgatcGGAAACTTGTGTATGATGAAATTGTTAGAGCAACAAATGATTTTGATGCAGAGTATTGCATTGGAAATGGTGGACATGGAAGTGTTTATAGAGCTGAACTACCCTCTGGGCAAGTCGTAGCTGTTAAGAAATTTCACTCACCACTCCCATGTGATCAGATTGCAGATCAAAAAGAATTCTTGACCGAAGTTAAGGCCTTGACAGAGACTCGACACCGAAACATTGTGAAGTTTTATGGATTTTGCTCACATGCCCGACACTCTTTTTTGGTCTATGAATTTCTTGAAAGGGGTAGCTTGGCTGCGATCTTGAGCAGTGATGCAGCAGCACAAGAACTGGATTGGAGTCAGAGAATGAATACGATCAAAGGCGTAGCTGATGCCTTGTCTTACTTGCACCATGACTGCTTTCCTCCGATCGTCCATCGAGACTTATCAAGTAAGAACTTGTTGCTGGATTTGGAATATGAAGCTCATGTTGCAGACTTTGGAATTGCTAAGTTTCTGAAGCCAGACTCGTCCAACTGGACTGAATTTGCAGGCACATACGGATACGTTGCACCAG AGCTTGCTTACACAATGAAGATCACAGAGAAATGCGATGTGTACAGCTTTGGAGTGTTAGCGCTGGAAGTGATCAAAGGGAAGCATCCAagagattttctttcttcGATTTCATCTTCATCCCTCAACACGGATATAGAACTTGATGAAATGTTGGACCCGCGTCTTCCAGCTCCATCACGCAGTGTTCAAGAAAAACTGATATCAATCGTGAAGGTTGCGTTTTCATGCTTAAATGAGAGTCCGGAGTCTAGACCAACTATGAAGATAGTCAGTCAACAATTACGGATTTAA
- the LOC112496727 gene encoding MDIS1-interacting receptor like kinase 2-like isoform X2, with the protein MEDIYLYSNYLNGSISPLGNLSHMYRLVINDNSLSGFIPPDIGNLKNLSQLDLSTNKFSGPIPLSFGNLRNLSYLYLYGNSLSGSIPSSLGKLKSLIDLQLNENQLTGHIPPSFSNLTSLSTLRLSKNKLFGSIPDEIGNMRSLSVLCLDQNQFKGVLPPSVSNLTNLKELVLLYNNLSGSIPPSLDIPVLTRLGLGNNHFTGYLPHNICRGGALQYFGVSNNHFQGTIPKSLRNCTRLIRVRLDGNNLTGNISEALGIYPNLTFINLSHNNFYGEISSNWGKCPKLGTLNVSMNNITGGIPREIGNSSQLQALDLSLNHIVGEIPKELGKLNSLTKLILRGNQLTGRLPTEIGSLTELEYLDFSANRFNNSVPESLGNFQKLHYLGLGNNQFVLELPKELEKLVQLSELDASHNLFGGEIPFQICSLKTLEKLNLSHNNLSGSIPHCFEGMRGLSVIDISDNQLQGPVPNSTAFRNAPVEALEGNKGLCGGVKGMQPCKVFSSHKQNSGAKWLAIVFPVLGALFVAMALIAIFILRKQNSDSGDRQSSNQNPQGLFSILNFDRKLVYDEIVRATNDFDAEYCIGNGGHGSVYRAELPSGQVVAVKKFHSPLPCDQIADQKEFLTEVKALTETRHRNIVKFYGFCSHARHSFLVYEFLERGSLAAILSSDAAAQELDWSQRMNTIKGVADALSYLHHDCFPPIVHRDLSSKNLLLDLEYEAHVADFGIAKFLKPDSSNWTEFAGTYGYVAPELAYTMKITEKCDVYSFGVLALEVIKGKHPRDFLSSISSSSLNTDIELDEMLDPRLPAPSRSVQEKLISIVKVAFSCLNESPESRPTMKIVSQQLRI; encoded by the exons ATGGAGGATATTTACTTGTACTCTAACTACTTGAACGGTTCAATCTCTCCTTTAGGAAATTTGAGCCATATGTATCGATTGgttattaatgataattcaCTTTCTGGTTTCATTCCTCCTGACATTGGAAACTTGAAAAATTTGTCCCAATTAGATTTGAGcactaataaatttagtggtCCAATCCCTCTTTCTTTTGGTAATTTGAGAAACTTGAGTTATTTATACCTCTATGGAAATTCACTTTCTGGTTCTATCCCGTCAAGTTTAGGAAAATTGAAGTCCCTTATTGATTTACAGTTGAATGAAAATCAACTCACCGGTCACATTCCACCTTCCTTTAGTAATCTAACCAGTTTATCAACTTTACGTTTGTCTAAAAACAAGCTTTTTGGCTCCATTCCAGATGAAATAGGAAATATGAGGTCTCTTAGCGTTCTCTGTTTGGaccaaaatcaatttaagGGGGTTCTTCCACCATCTGTTAGTAATTTGACCAACCTAAAAGAACTAGTCCTCCTTTATAACAACCTATCCGGTTCCATTCCTCCCTCCCTCGACATTCCTGTGTTAACTAGGCTAGGATTGGGTAACAACCATTTTACAGGTTATTTACCGCACAATATTTGTCGAGGTGGAGCACTACAATATTTTGGTGTTTCTAACAACCATTTTCAAGGAACAATCCCTAAAAGCTTGAGAAATTGCACACGCTTAATTCGAGTACGCCTTGATGGAAACAACCTTACTGGAAATATATCAGAAGCTTTGGGCATTTATCCTAACCTGACTTTCATAAATCTCAGCCACAATAATTTTTACGGTGAAATCTCGTCTAATTGGGGGAAATGCCCAAAATTAGGCACTCTCAATGTTTCGATGAATAACATTACTGGAGGTATACCGCGTGAGATTGGAAACTCGTCTCAACTACAAGCACTCGATCTTTCATTGAATCATATAGTTGGGGAGATTCCGAAGGAACTTGGGAAGTTAAATTCTCTAACCAAGCTCATTTTGAGAGGGAATCAACTGACAGGGCGTCTACCTACAGAAATCGGCTCACTCACTGAACTTGAATACCTCGACTTTTCTGCTAATAGGTTCAACAATTCAGTCCCAGAAAGTCTCGGCAACTTCCAGAAATTGCACTACTTGGGCTTAGGCAACAACCAATTTGTCCTAGAATTGCCAAAGGAATTGGAGAAGCTAGTTCAACTTTCAGAATTAGATGCAAGTCATAACCTCTTCGGAGGAGAGATACCATTTCAAATATGCAGTTTGAAAACCTTGGAAAAGTTGAATCTCTCCCACAATAATCTCTCTGGTTCGATTCCACATTGCTTTGAGGGAATGCGCGGTCTATCAGTCATTGACATTTCTGATAATCAATTGCAAGGCCCAGTTCCAAATAGCACAGCATTTCGGAATGCCCCAGTGGAAGCGTTAGAGGGGAATAAGGGATTGTGTGGAGGTGTGAAAGGAATGCAACCATGCAAAGTTTTCTCGTCACACAAGCAAAATTCTGGCGCCAAGTGGTTAGCGATAGTGTTCCCAGTTTTAGGAGCACTATTTGTTGCAATGGCGTTGATAGCAATTTTCATTCTTCGAAAGCAGAATTCAGACTCAGGAGACCGACAAAGTAGCAACCAGAACCCTCAGGGATTGTTTTCtatattgaattttgatcGGAAACTTGTGTATGATGAAATTGTTAGAGCAACAAATGATTTTGATGCAGAGTATTGCATTGGAAATGGTGGACATGGAAGTGTTTATAGAGCTGAACTACCCTCTGGGCAAGTCGTAGCTGTTAAGAAATTTCACTCACCACTCCCATGTGATCAGATTGCAGATCAAAAAGAATTCTTGACCGAAGTTAAGGCCTTGACAGAGACTCGACACCGAAACATTGTGAAGTTTTATGGATTTTGCTCACATGCCCGACACTCTTTTTTGGTCTATGAATTTCTTGAAAGGGGTAGCTTGGCTGCGATCTTGAGCAGTGATGCAGCAGCACAAGAACTGGATTGGAGTCAGAGAATGAATACGATCAAAGGCGTAGCTGATGCCTTGTCTTACTTGCACCATGACTGCTTTCCTCCGATCGTCCATCGAGACTTATCAAGTAAGAACTTGTTGCTGGATTTGGAATATGAAGCTCATGTTGCAGACTTTGGAATTGCTAAGTTTCTGAAGCCAGACTCGTCCAACTGGACTGAATTTGCAGGCACATACGGATACGTTGCACCAG AGCTTGCTTACACAATGAAGATCACAGAGAAATGCGATGTGTACAGCTTTGGAGTGTTAGCGCTGGAAGTGATCAAAGGGAAGCATCCAagagattttctttcttcGATTTCATCTTCATCCCTCAACACGGATATAGAACTTGATGAAATGTTGGACCCGCGTCTTCCAGCTCCATCACGCAGTGTTCAAGAAAAACTGATATCAATCGTGAAGGTTGCGTTTTCATGCTTAAATGAGAGTCCGGAGTCTAGACCAACTATGAAGATAGTCAGTCAACAATTACGGATTTAA
- the LOC102625995 gene encoding pumilio homolog 12-like, with the protein MEKSSTGSDFETECENLLRCFDILEAINDATVPVAIPLYSENLWAVRSLSGRGDFGTSDFRFPSALQTIAFEHCTNHDLFSLAQDQEGSQYLQENLSSGDSRILDKLFWVVSGFTFELMSGQYGRFVFGKFIESCNESQLALIILKITFQDQLFLLASVDKFGSSSVKKLIKVVAHLPPLLYHVMSALKRLFKFLMMTKPGSSVILQCLEPSYNHKNDFIYQAALEHCLYLACHEQGCINLNNFIDNMKGSRRKQILHLISVNAASLSRHRSGNYVVQHVLSLEDPFLIDAICFALRGHYVDLSLTKCGSFVVQKCLKYQNAVHYIIEELLNSDQILQVANDKYGNYVIQTALAETMRQDRLSVHQRLVTKLQQHLAALRVMKYGSNVYKWTTASHPCLA; encoded by the exons ATGGAGAAATCATCCACAGGTTCTGATTTTGAAACAGAATGCGAAAATCTTTTGCGTTGTTTTGACATTCTTGAAGCTATCAATGATGCTACTG TTCCAGTAGCAATTCCATTGTACTCAGAAAATTTGTGGGCAGTTCGAAGCTTGAGCGGCAGAGGAGATTTTGGCACATCCGATTTTCGATTCCCTTCAGCACTCCAAACAATCGCTTTTGAGCATTGTACCAATCATGATCTTTTTTCACTTGCTCAAGATCAAGAGGGCTCACAGTACTTGCAGGAAAATTTAAGTTCCGGGGACTCCAGGATTCTAGACAAGTTATTTTGGGTGGTTTCCGGGTTCACTTTTGAGCTTATGAGTGGCCAATATGGCCGTTTTGTCTTtggaaaatttattgaatcGTGCAACGAGTCTCAGCTGGCGCTGATTATCCTCAAGATAACATTCCAGGATCAATTATTTCTCCTAGCATCGGTGGACAAATTTGGTTCATCCTCAGTCAAGAAGCTGATCAAAGTAGTAGCTCACTTGCCGCCATTGCTTTATCACGTTATGTCAGCTTTGAAAAGATTGTTCaagtttttgatgatgacaaagcCGGGATCCTCTGTTATATTGCAGTGCTTAGAGCCATCTTATAATCACAAGAATGACTTTATATATCAAGCGGCATTAGAGCATTGTCTGTATCTAGCCTGTCATGAACAAGGATGCATCAACCTCAACAATTTCATTGACAACATGAAAGGTTCGCGAAGAAAACagattttacatttaatttccGTGAATGCAGCCAGCCTCTCCAGGCATCGCTCGGGGAACTATGTGGTGCAGCACGTCTTGAGTCTCGAGGACCCGTTTTTGATTGACGCAATCTGCTTCGCGCTTAGAGGCCATTACGTAGATCTCTCCTTGACCAAATGTGGCAGTTTTGTGGTTCAAAAATGCTTGAAATATCAAAACGCAGTGCATTATATCATTGAAGAGTTGCTGAACAGTGACCAAATTTTGCAAGTAGCCAATGACAAATATGGAAACTATGTGATTCAAACAGCATTGGCAGAGACCATGAGACAGGATAGACTTAGTGTTCATCAGAGACTTGTAACGAAATTGCAGCAGCACCTCGCTGCTCTTCGGGTGATGAAATATGGAAGCAATGTATATAAATGGACCACAGCATCTCATCCGTGTCTAGCTTAG